In Sylvia atricapilla isolate bSylAtr1 chromosome 27, bSylAtr1.pri, whole genome shotgun sequence, one genomic interval encodes:
- the ZPBP2 gene encoding zona pellucida-binding protein 2: MAGGGGRTAAAGGRPRCPPGALLALVAVVVAAGWVRAELKEEQSIDLIGKNEVYGDTRHEVNVYVKVFTNSPFLVCMDLALSQERIIDPNYLWIGPDGRDLQGQGYVNLTETGKLMVMGFRVSMSGAYLCTLSHKVIETSTQEETEIVEAYKFMVYAYREADHAYQVSVRFTTTRCRLKNNGLFVEKLNKILNSTISHLTCHITDSSYKCYSIRTPKNGLQYELFVNFLVNPLGPGWEEVCHRIPYDCEDVTNRRVRQAAERIGKFFHQLRDVLKNEFHAVPTIQYVENSFSMTPIDSCRPGFGKNHHTHQNCASCCVVCGPGTYSPNNEVMCRTCPSPGARIYGAKSCY, translated from the exons AtggcggggggcggcgggaggacggcggcggccggcgggcggccccgctgccccccggGAGCTCTCCTGGCCCTGGTGGCCGTGGTGGTGGCGGCGGGATGGG TGAGAGCTGAACTGAAGGAAGAGCAATCTATTGATTTAATTGGAAAGAATGAAGTTTATGGTGACACCAGGCATGAAG TGAATGTGTATGTTAAGGTGTTCACAAACAGCCCATTCCTGGTCTGTATGGATTTGGCTCTTTCTCAAGAAAGAATAATAGATCCCAACTATTTGTGGATTGGTCCAGATGGGAGAGATTTACAAG GGCAAGGATACGTGAATCTGACAGAGACAGGGAAGCTGATGGTGATGGGTTTCAGGGTCTCAATGTCTGGTGCCTACCTTTGTACCCTCTCACACAAAGTCATCGAAACTTCAAcacaggaagaaacagaaatcgTTGAGGCCTATAAATTCATGGTTTATG CCTACAGGGAAGCCGACCATGCCTATCAGGTGTCTGTTCGCTTCACCACAACACGTTGCAGGCTGAAAAACAACGGCTTGTTCGTcgagaaattaaacaaaatccTCAACAGCACCATCTCCCACCTGACCTGCCACATCACGGATTCGTCCTACAAGTGCTACTCCATCAGGACGCCAAAGAACGGCCTCCAGTATGAGCTGTTTGTTAATTTTCTAG TCAATCCACTTGGACCAGGATGGGAAGAAGTTTGCCACAGGATTCCTTACGACTGTGAAGATGTGACAAACAGGAGAGTCCGACAG GCAGCAGAGCGAATTGGAAAGTTTTTCCACCAGCTGAGGGACGTTTTGAAGAATGAGTTTCACGCTGTTCCTACAATACAGTACGTGGAGAACAGTTTCTCCATGACTCCCATCGACAGCTGCCGGCCAGGTTTTGGGAAAAACCACCACACCCACCAGAACTGCGCCAGCTGCTGCG TGGTTTGTGGTCCTGGAACTTACAGTCCCAACAATGAGGTGATGTGTCGGACCTGTCCCAGTCCTGGAGCCAGAATATACGGAGCAAAATCCTGCTATTAA